One region of Qipengyuania gaetbuli genomic DNA includes:
- a CDS encoding SUF system Fe-S cluster assembly protein, with translation MNKPSDENDFIAAPSPADTVVGKPPRARVSDAVDPDETAGAKLERKRDYLEGFLQKKPESVPAGSPGGALYEAVIDALKEIYDPEIPVNIYDLGLIYGVEVSDEADVVVTMTLTTPHCPVAETMPGEVELRAASVPGVRDAEVNLVWDPPWGPDKMTDEARLELGML, from the coding sequence ATGAACAAGCCTTCTGACGAGAATGATTTCATCGCCGCACCCTCGCCTGCCGACACGGTCGTCGGCAAGCCGCCGCGTGCGCGCGTGTCCGACGCGGTCGATCCCGACGAGACGGCGGGCGCCAAGCTGGAGCGCAAGCGCGACTATCTCGAAGGCTTCCTACAGAAGAAGCCGGAAAGCGTGCCTGCCGGATCGCCCGGCGGCGCGCTTTACGAAGCGGTCATCGACGCGCTGAAGGAAATCTACGACCCGGAAATCCCGGTGAACATCTACGACCTCGGCCTGATCTACGGGGTCGAGGTGTCGGACGAGGCCGACGTGGTCGTCACCATGACACTGACCACGCCGCACTGCCCCGTGGCCGAAACCATGCCGGGCGAAGTCGAACTGCGCGCCGCCAGCGTTCCGGGGGTGCGCGATGCCGAGGTCAATCTCGTCTGGGACCCGCCGTGGGGACCGGACAAGATGACCGACGAGGCGCGTCTCGAACTGGGGATGCTGTGA
- a CDS encoding aminotransferase class V-fold PLP-dependent enzyme, producing the protein MSELATLSRKTDFPGLLTSEGAPWYYLDTAATAQKPQAVIDAMSRALGRDYATVHRGVYGRSAHMTLAYEAARRRVAQFIGAGSENEIVFVRGATEAINLVASSWGMTRLTAGDRIVLSTLEHHSNIVPWQMVAERTGAVIDVCPLTEDHRIDLGALEAMLTPRTKLVSLAHVSNVLGSVLDARTAADLAHSVGAKILLDGCQAAPRMTLDMAALDCDFYAFSGHKLYGPTGIGVLWAREDILDAMPPYQGGGAMIEKVSFEGTTYAPPPQRFEAGTPMITEAIALHAAIDYVDAIGPDALFAHEAALAAQLREELRRTNAVTLFGPEESAGIVSFALEGVHPHDLGTILDEENVAIRAGHHCAQPLMEHLGVPATARASFGLYSDENDIAALMRGIERTRRIFG; encoded by the coding sequence GTGAGCGAATTGGCGACCCTTTCCCGTAAGACCGATTTTCCCGGCCTGCTGACGAGCGAGGGCGCGCCGTGGTACTATCTCGACACGGCGGCGACAGCGCAGAAACCGCAGGCAGTGATCGACGCGATGAGCCGCGCGCTGGGCCGCGATTACGCAACCGTGCACCGCGGCGTCTATGGCCGCAGCGCGCACATGACGCTGGCCTACGAGGCCGCCCGCAGGCGCGTTGCACAGTTCATCGGCGCTGGTAGCGAAAACGAGATCGTGTTCGTGCGCGGCGCGACCGAGGCGATCAATCTCGTCGCATCGAGCTGGGGCATGACCCGCCTTACGGCGGGCGACCGCATCGTGCTGTCCACGCTCGAACACCATTCGAACATCGTGCCCTGGCAGATGGTCGCCGAACGCACCGGCGCGGTGATCGACGTGTGCCCGCTGACAGAGGATCACCGGATCGACCTCGGCGCGCTCGAGGCCATGCTGACCCCGCGGACCAAGCTGGTGTCGCTGGCCCATGTTTCCAACGTGCTCGGCAGCGTGCTCGACGCGCGCACGGCTGCAGACCTTGCCCATTCGGTCGGCGCGAAAATCCTGCTCGACGGGTGCCAGGCCGCGCCGCGCATGACGCTCGACATGGCCGCGCTCGATTGCGACTTCTACGCTTTCTCCGGCCACAAGCTTTACGGGCCGACCGGTATCGGCGTGCTCTGGGCGCGCGAAGACATCCTCGATGCCATGCCCCCCTACCAGGGCGGTGGCGCGATGATCGAGAAGGTGAGCTTCGAGGGTACGACCTATGCCCCGCCCCCGCAGCGGTTCGAAGCGGGCACGCCGATGATTACCGAGGCCATCGCTCTCCACGCAGCCATCGATTACGTCGATGCGATCGGGCCGGACGCGCTGTTCGCGCACGAGGCAGCGCTGGCCGCGCAGCTGCGCGAGGAACTGCGCCGCACCAATGCCGTGACGCTGTTCGGGCCGGAGGAAAGCGCCGGCATCGTCAGCTTCGCGCTCGAAGGGGTGCATCCGCATGATCTCGGCACCATACTGGACGAGGAAAACGTGGCGATCCGCGCAGGCCACCACTGCGCGCAGCCGCTGATGGAGCATCTGGGCGTCCCGGCCACGGCGCGCGCCAGCTTCGGCCTCTACAGTGACGAAAACGACATCGCCGCCCTGATGCGCGGCATCGAAAGGACCCGGAGGATCTTCGGATGA
- a CDS encoding SufD family Fe-S cluster assembly protein, giving the protein MSEAATLPTRRDEPWRYSDTDALAGIDLDDWRTVDVAPGETLRETLVVEDENGNADGTRLTRLRVSIGKGARYELFGVIASAHLGRVEVEVTLAEGAHFEMGGITVGGRDTVREFVTRVVHAQPNATSNQVVRSVHWGQGTGNFLGNIEVVRHAQKTDAAQSFKGLLLEKGASVNAVPQLEIFADDVKCAHGASVGQMDENARFYMAARGLSPDLSRRLLVQAFIGDALVALDDEAEHERLLQVALDKLDKHL; this is encoded by the coding sequence ATGAGCGAGGCCGCAACCCTTCCAACCCGCAGGGACGAGCCCTGGCGCTATTCCGACACGGATGCGCTCGCCGGCATCGACCTTGACGACTGGCGGACGGTCGACGTCGCGCCGGGCGAAACCCTTCGCGAAACGCTGGTTGTCGAGGACGAGAACGGCAATGCCGATGGCACGCGCCTGACGCGCCTGCGCGTGTCGATCGGCAAGGGCGCGCGCTACGAACTGTTCGGCGTAATCGCCAGCGCGCATCTCGGCCGCGTGGAAGTCGAAGTGACGCTCGCCGAAGGCGCGCATTTCGAAATGGGCGGGATCACCGTCGGCGGGCGCGACACCGTGCGCGAATTCGTCACCCGCGTGGTCCATGCGCAGCCCAACGCCACCAGCAACCAGGTGGTGCGCAGCGTCCACTGGGGGCAGGGCACGGGCAATTTCCTCGGCAATATCGAGGTCGTGCGCCACGCGCAGAAGACCGATGCTGCGCAGAGCTTCAAGGGCCTGCTGCTGGAAAAGGGCGCGAGCGTGAATGCCGTGCCGCAGCTGGAAATCTTTGCCGACGACGTGAAATGCGCCCATGGCGCCAGCGTCGGCCAGATGGACGAGAATGCCCGCTTCTACATGGCCGCGCGCGGCCTTTCGCCCGACCTGTCGCGCCGCCTGCTGGTGCAGGCCTTCATCGGTGATGCGCTGGTGGCGCTGGACGACGAGGCGGAGCACGAGCGCCTGCTGCAGGTCGCGCTGGACAAGCTGGACAAGCACCTGTGA
- the sufC gene encoding Fe-S cluster assembly ATPase SufC — protein MLKIENLTAEIDGKTILNGLSLEVAAGEVHAIMGPNGAGKSTLSYVLGGRPGYEVTGGSVTFRGQDLLDLEPHERAAAGLFLGFQYPVEIPGVSNVQFLREALNAQRKARGEEVLSGGEFLKLAKDKAGLLGLDMDMLKRNVNVGFSGGEKKRAEMVQMGILDPAFAVLDETDSGLDIDALRVVGEGINAIMRAPDKAVLLITHYQRLLDVVKPDRVSILSKGRIVKTGGPELALRLENEGYDAVMAEPA, from the coding sequence ATGCTCAAGATTGAAAACCTCACCGCCGAGATCGACGGCAAGACCATCCTCAACGGCCTGAGCCTCGAAGTGGCGGCCGGCGAGGTCCACGCGATCATGGGCCCCAACGGCGCGGGCAAGTCGACCCTGTCCTACGTGCTGGGCGGACGCCCGGGCTATGAAGTGACCGGCGGCAGCGTGACCTTCCGCGGGCAGGATCTGCTGGACCTTGAACCGCACGAGCGTGCGGCGGCGGGCCTCTTCCTCGGCTTCCAGTACCCGGTCGAAATCCCCGGCGTGTCGAACGTCCAGTTCCTGCGCGAGGCGCTGAACGCGCAGCGCAAGGCGCGTGGTGAGGAAGTCCTGTCGGGCGGTGAGTTCCTCAAGCTCGCCAAGGACAAGGCCGGCCTGCTCGGCCTCGACATGGACATGCTCAAGCGCAATGTGAACGTCGGGTTTTCGGGCGGGGAGAAGAAGCGCGCCGAGATGGTCCAGATGGGCATTCTCGATCCCGCCTTCGCCGTCCTCGACGAGACCGACAGCGGCCTCGACATCGACGCGCTGCGCGTGGTGGGCGAAGGCATCAACGCGATCATGCGCGCGCCCGACAAGGCGGTGCTGCTGATCACCCACTACCAGCGCCTGCTCGACGTGGTGAAGCCGGATCGCGTGTCGATCCTGAGCAAGGGCCGCATCGTGAAGACCGGCGGACCCGAGCTTGCCCTGCGCCTCGAGAACGAAGGCTATGACGCGGTGATGGCAGAGCCGGCATGA